The DNA segment CGAATTGCACAACTGGAGTTTCAACTACATAACGAGAGACTTGAGCGTGGAAAAAAAGATGAACAAATTAAGACCCTTTCGATGCAGATGGAAGAAACAAATAACACACTTAATCAAGTTTTAGCTCATCTGGCTGCACAAGGACAAACTTTACAAATATGTTCATTATCTGCAGACAAAATGTCACAAACACAAGTAAGTGACTTATTTTATTAGCAAATTAATACCTTAATAGTTTTCAAATGTTAACCATTGTTAGCTACCATAAATAGCAACCTATTTATATAAATTTACCATGTGCATTACAATTTTAGAAATTTTCCCTGAATCGTATTATCTGTATTGCTTCCTTGTTACATTTTGTAGGTAAATTCTTTGGATAAACATGACGGATCAAAGCATAAGGCCAATGCTACCGCATCTAAAATAGTGCAAAAAGAAATGGCACCAACGGTAAGTATgataatttcattattttttttataatttcccATGTAATTATTGATATTTCATAACACATTTATTTGAATTGTAGGTAAAATCTATGAACAATAGTACTGGATCAAAGGACAATACTAATGTTACCACATCTAACATATCAAGTAAAGTAGTGCAAACAGAAGTCACTTCTCATGCTAACACTTCTAAAATGGTGCAAAAAGAAATGATAACAGTAAGTGTTTGACAATTTCgtatttttttatagtttttatgTGTGATTGTTGATTTTCTATAACTTAATTAATTCAATGTTTTTAGGAAAACGTGAAAACTAGAAAAAAAGATGTTTTGTCTACGCAAGAGACTTCACTTCTTGGGACATCATCGCAGTTGGAATCACAAGAAAATATACATAATACACATTCAACAAATGTCCTAGAGGTATGTGTTACGAAATACATATTTATATTGATTTTAACCTTAAGATGTTAATATAAAATATTCTTTTTGTAGATCAAGTGTACTCTATATACTATAAATATGAACAACTGTGTGGCTTATGGTACAATTCATTTGTCAACGGGAAAACAAAGCATTCATGGAGTTCCACTACAAGATAATTGCTATAGAGTTTCTATTGATAAAGTTGTAAAAGAAGCAGCATTTTTACCGGTAGAATCATGTGAGGTCAAAACAGTTGGGGATGCACTAAATACTTTTGTTGCTTGGCCAAAATACCTTGTCAAAACTAGCCAAAAGGTTTGTTCTTTATTAATATATGAATAATTACTCTAGCTATTGATATTTGTTTTCATGTTTTTTGCTTCAGATACCAAATCTATCAAGCATTCAAACACAAAACTCTACAACTCAAGTCACTAAAAAGCAAAAGATATGTTTTACAACGCTAGATGGCATCAAAAAACAGGGAGCAAGAAGAACAAGAAAAACACTTTAAACTAGTACTTATTTTATGTTTACAATCATTTCCTTTTACAACATTTGTAGACAGTTTTTGATTAGAAGTTTAGTTTTTGGTATTATCGTGCACAAATTttggtttattaattttaatattatttggtTTTAGATTTTCTCatgtttattattgttttttattatttggatATACATCTGTGGCTAAAGGTTAGCCATAAGCCACACTTAAAAGCACAAAAGTTCCTGTGGCTTTACATAAACATTAGCCACACCATTGTCATTTTATCTTTTTGTGTCACAAAATCATAGTAAACGTTATGTAAAAACAAATTATGTGTGACCAAAGATTAAACAATAGTCACATAGTAAAATTACAAATTTTCATGTGGCTTTACATAATTACTAGTCACATCATCGTCACTTTGTTTATTTTGCCGTGACGAAATGTTAGCAACTGTCATGGGTAAAAAAGATTATGTGTGACCAAAGGTTAGACACTTGTCacatttaaaattacaaaatttcatGTGGCTTTACTTGATCATTAGTCACACCATCGCCATTGTGTTTATTTTGGTGTGACGAAATATTAGCAAAAGCCATGGGTAAAAAATATTATGTGTGACTAAAGATTACACAATAGCCACACTTAGAGAGAAAAAAATTTCATGTGGCTTTACATAACTTTTAGCTACACCATtcttattttgattttttttatgtgACAGAATGATAGCATCTGTAATGCACAAAATGAATTTGTGTGGCCAAAGGTTAGATGATAGCCACACATAAAATCATAAAGTTTTATGTGGCTTTACATAATCATTAGCCACATTATCCTTACTTTATGTGACGAAATGATAGCAAATGTCTTGAGAAAGTAAATTATAAGTAACCAAATATTAGCCATTGCCACACTTAAAACCACAAAACTTCATGTAGCTTTACATAAACATTAGCCACGCTATCATCACTTTATTACTTTTGTGTGACGGAATAATAACATATgtcatgtgaaaaaaaaaaatgtgtgaccaaaggttaaacaatagtcacacttaaaattacaaaattttatGTGTGACTAAAGGTTAGACAATAGTCACATATAAAATTACAAAGTTGTTTTTTAGTGTCTAGAAATATTTTTTAGCCACAATTATAGTAAACAGAtgtgactaaataataaaacggtcacacctacagtgagttcatgtggCCGTTCCAAACATTTAGTCTTACTTAATAAATGGAGTGCTTAATTACAACAACTCTTTTTGCcacattttttttaattgatgtggctaaaacaaacttttaagTGACTATATAATATAAACAACCACATTTAGAATAAATTCATGTGGCTGTTAttaccctttagccacacttatTGTACATAATGTCTGATTTCCAGCAAGAGATAGTGgtaccctttagccacactttaaaGTTGCTACGGCCACTAAACGTGAATGTGGCCGTATGATACCTATGATGACTGGACCTTTGGTCACACTTGAGTTGAAAAAAAAGTGTGACAAAAGGCGTATGGTCACTCTTTTTTTGTGTGGCCGTAGCCCTATTTTGGCGTAGTGTTACCAAACTAGCTTGTTATTTTCTTCCAAAAATACCATGGTCATCATGTTATATCCGTTTACTAATTTTCAAGATTCAACTTTATGGGTTCCTTAAGAAATCTTAACCCGTTTTGCATATAtacccgttttgacccgttacgagtATTTTACATTTTTAGGCTTAAATCATGCTTCTATAGGTCTACATCCTATCACCATTTTTATACGTATTCAAGGACTAAATTTAACAAGACGCTTAATTCAAAACAACTCTTTAAAGGT comes from the Helianthus annuus cultivar XRQ/B chromosome 4, HanXRQr2.0-SUNRISE, whole genome shotgun sequence genome and includes:
- the LOC110936899 gene encoding uncharacterized protein LOC110936899 is translated as MQMEETNNTLNQVLAHLAAQGQTLQICSLSADKMSQTQVNSLDKHDGSKHKANATASKIVQKEMAPTVKSMNNSTGSKDNTNVTTSNISSKVVQTEVTSHANTSKMVQKEMITENVKTRKKDVLSTQETSLLGTSSQLESQENIHNTHSTNVLEIKCTLYTINMNNCVAYGTIHLSTGKQSIHGVPLQDNCYRVSIDKVVKEAAFLPVESCEVKTVGDALNTFVAWPKYLVKTSQKIPNLSSIQTQNSTTQVTKKQKICFTTLDGIKKQGARRTRKTL